TTCTTTTTCTAGCCTTTTTATCAATTTAGAAAATTCTTGTGATAATATATCCACATCTTGAGAAATTACTAAAGTTTCACTTTGAAATGCTGAAAGGTCTTCTTGATATTTCGAGTGAATCTTTCTAGCTTCTTCTTCTAAGGTTTTAAAATCGTCTTGGACTGACTTTATTTTTTTATATTCTATAAGATAAGATAAGAAGTCTTCTTCAAGATTTTCATTTTCTGCCTTAGGCAAAAGTTTATTAGCCTTAATTGTCAAAAGTATCGATGAAGTATATATAAATTCAGATAACATTGATATATCAATATCCATCTTAGCCATTTCTTCTAAAAATGGGTTTGTTATCTCTTCTATTTTTACATCGTAAATATCTATTTTTTCCCTGTCGATTAACTTTAAAAGTAAATCAAAAGGACCTTCAAAATCTTCAAGCTTAATATTAAGCTTCATTTATTCTTCTTAGGGCATAAAAAATAGCTATTATTGATTTAGCATCAGTAATTTCACCATTTTCTACCATTTGATATAAGTCAGTAACTAAGTAAGACCTACTTGTTAGATTTTCATCCTCATCTAAGTCTAGGGATGATTCCACCAAATCTTCTGCTACAAAAAATGACAATTTATCGTTGGTAAATCCAGGAGAAGCGTGCATATCAAATAGATAGGTCACCCTTTCTGGGAAATATCCAACTTCTTCTTGAAGTTCTCTTTTAGCTGTTTCAATTGGTAACTCACCAGGATCAACAAGACCTGCTGGGATTTCTAAAGTTACCTTGTCAATCGCCTTCCTATATTGACTAACCATCCATATCTTATCAGGTCCGTCAAAGGCAATAATTCCTACTCCCTTTTGATGGTCG
This genomic window from Anaerococcus murdochii contains:
- a CDS encoding segregation and condensation protein A, whose product is MKLNIKLEDFEGPFDLLLKLIDREKIDIYDVKIEEITNPFLEEMAKMDIDISMLSEFIYTSSILLTIKANKLLPKAENENLEEDFLSYLIEYKKIKSVQDDFKTLEEEARKIHSKYQEDLSAFQSETLVISQDVDILSQEFSKLIKRLEKEKQSEEKIFEQVKIPDVNTYLMSLRKTLNFSKELNLVDITRRINSKAECIATFLALLEMVKLNEIYIKQTEINSFKIVKRVK
- a CDS encoding NUDIX hydrolase, whose amino-acid sequence is MNEEKFYEKTIKSDTIYDGKILKLRVETVELENKRYSKREIVDHQKGVGIIAFDGPDKIWMVSQYRKAIDKVTLEIPAGLVDPGELPIETAKRELQEEVGYFPERVTYLFDMHASPGFTNDKLSFFVAEDLVESSLDLDEDENLTSRSYLVTDLYQMVENGEITDAKSIIAIFYALRRINEA